In the genome of Myroides phaeus, one region contains:
- a CDS encoding aminoglycoside 6-adenylyltransferase AadS, translating into MKVREEKLRTIIEWSEKNEDVRVLLLTSSLVNPLALVDEFSDLDIEFVFEDNTNYISDKSWTLKFGNPIAMIEEDESCFNHKHAMKMLLYEDGVKVDFKLYSKSKFIKETQEKELPEDWDIGYKILIDKDGITKQMLKPTYQISIIKKPSEKEFQNLINDFWWDTTYVAKCLVRDEIFYAKFMSETVIRTEYLIPLIEWHIASEHNWNITTNKYGRLFKKYLNQEMWAKTEQTFSGSDIKENWTALFSMTDLVSEIGTELSKKLEYKYPDKLENDIRKYLAGLKPKT; encoded by the coding sequence ATGAAAGTCAGAGAAGAAAAGTTAAGAACAATTATAGAATGGTCGGAGAAAAACGAAGATGTAAGAGTTCTTCTTCTGACAAGTTCACTTGTAAATCCTTTAGCACTTGTTGACGAATTTAGTGATTTAGACATTGAATTTGTTTTTGAGGATAATACAAATTACATTTCAGACAAAAGCTGGACGCTTAAATTCGGAAATCCAATTGCTATGATTGAAGAAGACGAAAGTTGTTTTAACCATAAACACGCAATGAAAATGCTACTTTATGAAGACGGTGTGAAAGTAGATTTTAAACTTTACAGCAAATCAAAATTTATAAAGGAAACGCAAGAGAAAGAATTACCAGAAGATTGGGATATTGGTTATAAAATTTTAATTGATAAAGATGGTATTACAAAGCAAATGCTGAAACCAACTTATCAAATTTCCATTATCAAAAAACCGTCTGAAAAAGAGTTTCAAAATCTAATAAACGATTTTTGGTGGGACACAACTTACGTGGCAAAGTGTCTTGTGAGAGATGAAATATTCTATGCGAAATTTATGTCGGAAACCGTTATTCGCACAGAATATTTAATTCCTTTAATTGAATGGCACATTGCAAGTGAACACAATTGGAACATAACGACCAATAAATATGGACGGCTTTTCAAAAAGTATCTTAACCAGGAAATGTGGGCTAAAACAGAACAAACATTTTCAGGGAGCGATATAAAGGAAAATTGGACTGCTCTATTTTCAATGACTGATTTAGTTTCAGAAATAGGAACTGAATTGTCAAAAAAATTAGAGTACAAATACCCGGATAAATTAGAAAATGACATACGAAAATATTTAGCTGGACTAAAACCCAAAACATAA